From Flavobacterium alkalisoli, the proteins below share one genomic window:
- a CDS encoding CoA-disulfide reductase, protein MANNKLVIIGGDAAGMTAASKVRREQPEREIIVFEKSDYTSYSACGIPYFVSEKVKTYEELIVRSPETFRNKYNIDVRTQHLVLEVDTDNKKIKVLNKKENKEFWESYDQLLIATGGKAFCPDVKGYDSENVFGVTTLKSGINIECYIEEKKPKNAVIIGGGYIGLEMAEALLERGLEVTMINRSEQVMNTLDPDMGELVSEAIKGLGVKLLLNEELAGFEVNDGKVTSVISNKRNIPTDMVVLGMGSRPNTDFLKESAVELDAKGAIKVNAQQQTNIPDVWAAGDCALTHHLVSKEQVYIALGTIANKTGLVAGGSIAGEKAVFPGVVGTAVCKVCSYEVARTGLLEKQLQKLNIDYVTAKIESRTRAHYYPGSKKIVVKLLAEKNSGRLLGGQIIGEEGAAKRIDVLATALTHNLTLQNIIDLDLSYAPPFSPVWDPVQTAARKLINDI, encoded by the coding sequence ATGGCAAATAATAAGCTGGTAATTATAGGTGGTGATGCCGCCGGGATGACTGCTGCATCTAAAGTTAGAAGGGAACAACCTGAAAGGGAAATCATAGTTTTTGAAAAATCAGATTACACATCTTATTCGGCTTGTGGTATACCTTATTTTGTCTCGGAAAAGGTTAAGACCTATGAAGAGCTTATTGTAAGAAGCCCTGAAACTTTCAGGAATAAATATAATATCGATGTGCGCACTCAACACCTTGTTCTTGAAGTTGACACTGATAATAAAAAAATCAAGGTATTAAATAAGAAGGAGAATAAGGAGTTTTGGGAAAGTTATGACCAGTTGCTAATTGCCACAGGAGGTAAGGCTTTTTGCCCTGATGTAAAAGGATATGATTCTGAAAATGTTTTTGGTGTTACCACGCTTAAAAGCGGTATCAATATAGAATGCTATATTGAGGAAAAGAAACCTAAAAATGCGGTAATAATAGGAGGGGGATATATTGGTCTTGAAATGGCTGAAGCGCTTTTAGAACGCGGACTTGAAGTTACCATGATTAACCGGTCTGAACAGGTTATGAATACCCTTGATCCTGACATGGGAGAATTGGTTTCGGAGGCTATAAAAGGTTTAGGAGTTAAGTTACTTTTAAATGAGGAACTGGCAGGTTTTGAAGTGAATGACGGTAAAGTAACCTCCGTAATAAGTAATAAACGAAACATTCCTACAGATATGGTTGTTTTAGGGATGGGTTCCCGACCTAACACCGATTTTTTGAAGGAAAGTGCTGTTGAGTTAGATGCTAAAGGTGCCATTAAGGTAAATGCTCAACAGCAAACCAATATTCCTGATGTTTGGGCTGCCGGAGACTGTGCCCTAACACATCATTTGGTAAGTAAAGAGCAGGTGTATATTGCTTTGGGTACAATTGCTAATAAAACCGGACTTGTAGCCGGAGGTAGTATAGCCGGAGAGAAGGCAGTATTTCCAGGTGTAGTGGGTACTGCAGTGTGTAAAGTATGCAGTTATGAAGTTGCCCGCACCGGATTACTGGAAAAACAGTTACAGAAACTAAATATCGACTATGTAACGGCAAAAATTGAAAGCCGGACGAGAGCACATTATTATCCGGGTTCAAAGAAGATTGTTGTTAAGCTCCTTGCCGAGAAAAATAGCGGGAGGTTATTGGGAGGACAGATAATAGGAGAGGAGGGGGCAGCAAAGCGTATAGATGTACTTGCAACCGCTTTAACTCATAATCTTACCCTTCAAAATATTATCGATTTAGACTTGTCTTATGCGCCTCCGTTTTCCCCTGTTTGGGATCCTGTACAAACAGCAGCAAGAAAACTCATTAATGATATATAA
- a CDS encoding protein-disulfide reductase DsbD family protein has protein sequence MKKAALLFLFLFSFITGSAQILEPVKWTSKIEKKSDTEYLLTLKGTIEEHWHVYSQFTADGGGLPLELIFENSDNNYELVGKAEESETKTAFSDIFGVDETFFEETVELQQTIKVTNTNNNNVQLHLFYQVCKEQCLQEDKFFVFNLKDLTSKEVQSFDEPEVKADNNKENAKEGTATDAPKKDKEKGLFKIFIIAFFSGFAALLTPCVFPMIPMTVSFFTKQSKTKAAGIKNAFIYGISIIVIYVLLGTLVTAIFGADALNALSTNVIFNLVFFVLLVVFASSFLGAFEIMLPNSWANKVDRQADRGGIIGILFMALALAIVSFSCTGPIVGTLLVEAASKGGIAPIVGMFGFSLALALPFMLFAMFPGWLNTLPKSGGWLNTVKVFLGFLELALAFKFLSNADLVLQSHILERETFLAIWIAIFGAMALYLFGKITLPHDSPLSSISVGRLFLGLLTLAFTIYLVPGLWGAPLKLISGFPPPMHYSESPQGFGGGGIASGDTKLPEGAKLGAHNIITFEDYDTGLAYAKEVKKPVLIDFTGYACVNCRKMEEHVWSDERVLSVLKDEVVLISLYVDYKKELPENEQYISKTTGKKIKTIGNKWSDFEITKYKANAQPYYVLIDHAEENLNDPVGYTPDVEEYLKWLQEGTANFKK, from the coding sequence ATGAAAAAAGCTGCTTTACTATTCTTATTCCTGTTTTCATTTATAACAGGAAGTGCACAAATTCTGGAGCCGGTAAAATGGACTTCTAAAATTGAAAAAAAATCCGACACTGAGTATCTTCTTACCTTAAAAGGAACTATTGAAGAGCACTGGCATGTTTACTCCCAGTTTACTGCTGATGGTGGAGGATTACCATTAGAATTAATTTTTGAAAATTCTGATAATAATTATGAGCTTGTTGGTAAGGCTGAAGAAAGCGAAACAAAAACAGCTTTTAGTGATATATTTGGTGTAGACGAGACTTTTTTTGAAGAAACTGTAGAGCTACAACAAACTATTAAAGTAACCAACACTAATAACAATAATGTTCAGTTACATCTTTTTTACCAAGTATGTAAAGAGCAATGTTTACAGGAAGATAAATTCTTTGTTTTCAATTTAAAAGACCTTACATCAAAGGAAGTTCAAAGCTTTGATGAGCCGGAGGTTAAAGCTGATAACAATAAAGAAAATGCTAAAGAAGGTACTGCAACAGATGCACCTAAAAAAGATAAGGAAAAAGGACTTTTCAAAATCTTTATAATTGCATTCTTCTCAGGTTTTGCAGCATTACTTACACCTTGTGTATTCCCTATGATACCAATGACTGTAAGCTTCTTTACAAAACAGAGTAAAACAAAAGCTGCAGGTATTAAAAATGCTTTTATTTATGGTATTTCCATTATAGTAATCTATGTATTATTGGGTACATTAGTAACAGCAATTTTTGGGGCCGATGCTCTTAATGCGCTCTCTACTAACGTTATTTTTAACCTTGTTTTCTTTGTGCTTTTAGTTGTATTTGCTTCATCTTTCCTTGGTGCATTCGAAATTATGTTACCAAACTCATGGGCAAATAAAGTTGACCGTCAGGCAGACAGAGGTGGTATAATAGGTATACTGTTTATGGCTTTAGCCCTTGCGATAGTATCTTTCTCCTGTACAGGACCAATTGTAGGTACACTACTTGTAGAAGCTGCTTCAAAAGGTGGTATAGCTCCAATTGTGGGTATGTTTGGTTTTTCATTAGCATTAGCTTTACCTTTTATGCTTTTTGCAATGTTCCCTGGATGGTTAAATACTTTACCAAAATCAGGAGGATGGTTAAATACGGTTAAAGTATTTTTAGGTTTCCTTGAACTGGCACTTGCTTTCAAATTCCTTTCAAATGCTGATCTTGTATTACAATCACATATACTTGAAAGAGAAACTTTCCTTGCTATCTGGATAGCTATATTTGGAGCAATGGCATTATACCTTTTCGGAAAAATAACATTACCTCACGATAGCCCATTATCATCAATATCAGTTGGAAGATTATTTTTAGGACTTTTAACACTTGCTTTTACAATATATCTGGTTCCTGGATTATGGGGTGCCCCACTTAAATTAATAAGTGGTTTCCCTCCTCCAATGCATTATAGCGAATCTCCACAAGGTTTTGGAGGTGGCGGTATAGCTTCAGGCGATACAAAATTACCGGAAGGAGCAAAACTGGGTGCTCATAATATCATCACTTTTGAAGATTATGATACAGGACTTGCTTATGCTAAAGAAGTAAAGAAACCTGTACTTATTGACTTTACCGGTTATGCTTGTGTAAACTGCCGTAAAATGGAAGAGCACGTTTGGTCTGACGAGCGAGTACTATCTGTTTTAAAAGATGAAGTTGTTCTTATTTCATTATATGTAGATTATAAAAAAGAGCTTCCTGAAAATGAACAGTATATCTCTAAGACAACAGGAAAGAAAATAAAAACTATTGGTAATAAATGGAGTGATTTTGAAATCACTAAATACAAAGCCAATGCACAACCTTATTATGTACTTATAGATCATGCAGAAGAAAATCTTAACGATCCTGTAGGTTACACACCGGATGTAGAAGAGTATTTAAAATGGTTGCAGGAAGGAACTGCAAACTTTAAAAAATAA
- the tilS gene encoding tRNA lysidine(34) synthetase TilS, giving the protein MLLKLQKHLNQNLPFLQDKKLLLAVSGGIDSMVLVHLFQKLNYDITIAHCNFGLRGDESDGDENFIKDYASKNNIKIFVTHFDTNKYALDFKLSIQLSARQLRYNWFYDLMKEKQLDYLLTAHHLDDSLETFLINLSRGTGIEGLTGIPQQNDKIIRPLLPFSRNEIEEYAKENNISWREDSSNASNKYLRNKLRHDVVPVLKSLNTSFMDSFQDTLIHLQQTQSLAEDASVLVYKQVVTEKENQKHININELKRLPNYKAYLYQWLNPFGFTAWYDIYELSDSQSGKQVLSDGYRLLKDREYLILEPIEEPVTNVYEIPEGITEISQPFPIRLISVNKTLKKIENNAIYVDAATLKFPLFARKWQEGDYFCPAGMKGQRKKVSKYFKDEKMSLSEKEKTWLLCSGDQVVWIINKRADERFKVTSQTTQILKIEVL; this is encoded by the coding sequence ATGCTTTTAAAACTGCAGAAACATCTAAATCAAAATCTTCCTTTTTTACAGGATAAAAAACTGTTGCTTGCCGTAAGTGGCGGCATAGACAGTATGGTTTTGGTACACCTTTTCCAAAAACTGAATTATGATATTACTATTGCCCACTGCAATTTTGGTTTAAGAGGAGATGAAAGCGACGGAGATGAAAATTTCATTAAAGACTACGCGTCTAAAAACAATATAAAAATATTTGTAACTCATTTTGATACAAATAAATATGCTTTAGATTTTAAACTATCCATTCAACTGTCTGCAAGACAGTTAAGATATAACTGGTTTTACGATTTGATGAAGGAAAAGCAGTTGGATTATCTTCTTACAGCACACCATCTAGATGATAGCCTTGAAACTTTTTTAATAAATCTTAGTCGTGGCACAGGAATTGAAGGGCTTACCGGCATACCACAGCAAAACGATAAAATTATCCGTCCGTTACTTCCTTTCAGCAGAAATGAAATTGAGGAATATGCCAAGGAAAATAATATCAGTTGGAGAGAAGACAGTAGTAATGCCTCAAATAAATACCTGAGGAATAAACTACGTCATGATGTGGTTCCTGTTTTAAAATCCCTGAATACATCCTTTATGGACTCATTTCAGGATACTCTTATACATTTACAGCAAACACAATCGCTTGCTGAAGATGCATCGGTATTAGTTTATAAACAGGTTGTTACAGAAAAAGAAAATCAAAAGCATATTAATATAAATGAGCTTAAAAGATTACCTAACTATAAAGCCTATTTATACCAATGGTTAAATCCGTTTGGTTTTACAGCCTGGTATGACATTTATGAATTATCTGACTCACAATCAGGTAAACAGGTATTGTCAGATGGGTACAGGCTTTTAAAAGACAGGGAATATCTTATTTTGGAACCTATTGAAGAGCCTGTTACAAATGTTTATGAAATACCCGAAGGTATAACAGAAATATCACAGCCGTTTCCTATAAGGTTGATAAGTGTTAATAAAACATTAAAAAAAATTGAGAATAATGCAATTTACGTGGATGCTGCTACGTTAAAATTCCCGTTATTTGCAAGGAAATGGCAGGAAGGTGACTATTTTTGTCCCGCCGGGATGAAAGGACAAAGAAAAAAGGTCTCTAAATATTTTAAGGATGAAAAAATGTCCTTAAGTGAAAAAGAGAAAACATGGCTTCTTTGTTCGGGTGATCAGGTTGTGTGGATCATTAATAAACGTGCCGACGAACGATTTAAAGTTACCTCCCAAACAACACAAATTTTAAAAATAGAAGTTTTATAA